A single Solidesulfovibrio sp. DNA region contains:
- a CDS encoding phosphoesterase, whose translation MASAGNADTFLLFSDVHFDPFADPSLVPALAAADVSAWKGILASSSRTGYAAYGSDSNYALFESALDDMAARAGDVSVILYPGDILGHDFPADYAALTGDTSQAGLDAFAQKTVQFFVSEVDSRFPNATVLVADGNCDTDNLLGSIGARPGDAYLVNSAPVIAQAFFNNDADRAAFATSYAMGGYYAVEPDGPTGLKYVVLNDNLWITQYDDPGPGLVELAWFASELAESAGNFQKVWVVAHIPVGADDTMVVDGAGQTGQYTYSGMLDDGFNNAFVSLELAYSGTIAATFTGHTHNDDFRLLLADDGSGAASLMRIAPSISPVFGNNPGYQVYTYDTGTSALLDETTYTLDLQSATPTWGKEYTYSETYGHSLATPGEWLAVYGEILADPVSQAAYLDNLYQGATAESPITAANAMVFTLAPGLVTPGAFNAVTALLAG comes from the coding sequence ATGGCCAGCGCGGGCAATGCGGACACGTTTCTCCTGTTTTCCGACGTGCACTTCGACCCCTTCGCCGACCCGTCCCTGGTGCCGGCCCTGGCCGCCGCCGACGTGTCGGCCTGGAAGGGCATCCTGGCCTCGTCGAGCCGTACCGGCTATGCGGCCTACGGCAGCGACAGCAACTACGCCCTGTTCGAATCGGCCCTCGACGACATGGCCGCCCGGGCCGGCGACGTGTCCGTCATCCTCTATCCCGGCGACATCCTGGGCCATGATTTTCCGGCGGACTACGCCGCGCTGACCGGCGACACCAGCCAGGCCGGCCTGGACGCCTTCGCCCAAAAGACCGTGCAGTTCTTCGTCAGCGAGGTGGACAGCCGCTTCCCCAACGCCACGGTGCTCGTGGCCGACGGCAATTGCGACACCGACAACCTGCTCGGCAGCATCGGCGCCCGGCCCGGCGACGCCTACCTCGTCAATTCGGCCCCGGTCATCGCCCAGGCCTTTTTCAACAACGACGCGGACCGGGCGGCCTTCGCCACCAGCTACGCCATGGGCGGCTACTACGCCGTGGAGCCCGACGGCCCGACGGGGCTCAAGTACGTCGTGCTCAACGACAACCTCTGGATCACCCAATACGACGATCCGGGCCCGGGCCTCGTGGAACTGGCCTGGTTCGCCTCGGAACTGGCCGAATCGGCCGGAAATTTCCAGAAAGTCTGGGTCGTGGCGCACATTCCGGTCGGCGCCGACGACACCATGGTCGTCGACGGGGCCGGGCAGACCGGGCAGTACACCTATTCGGGCATGCTCGACGACGGCTTCAACAACGCGTTCGTCTCCCTGGAACTGGCCTATTCGGGCACCATCGCCGCCACCTTCACCGGCCACACCCACAACGACGACTTCCGGCTCCTTCTGGCCGACGACGGCTCGGGCGCGGCCAGCCTCATGCGCATCGCCCCGTCGATCTCCCCGGTTTTCGGCAACAACCCCGGCTACCAGGTCTACACCTACGACACCGGGACCTCTGCCCTGCTCGACGAGACCACCTACACCCTCGATCTCCAGTCGGCCACGCCCACCTGGGGCAAGGAATACACCTACTCCGAGACCTACGGCCACAGCCTGGCCACGCCCGGGGAATGGCTGGCCGTGTACGGCGAAATCCTGGCCGACCCGGTCAGCCAGGCCGCCTACCTGGACAACCTCTACCAGGGCGCCACGGCCGAGAGCCCCATCACGGCCGCCAACGCCATGGTTTTCACCTTGGCCCCCGGCCTGGTCACGCCAGGCGCCTTCAACGCCGTCACCGCCTTGCTGGCCGGCTAG
- a CDS encoding FAD-dependent oxidoreductase, with translation MALFGSDKKKKTNENKEAKATKAAKPKRLIPEDNLAELTKFFEPMQEPVELVVFTDPKHNAPYNDFMVSLCRELAEITPKITARFEGLESDAAKLYGVDFSPTLLLAPDRCKIRYLGAPLGEEARTLIETIMRLSVGKSGLGQISRQLLGDLEEKRHIRVFVNPACPYCPGQVAHAFHCAMERPDLVSAECVDSSQHPALAERFHVGSVPHTFVNDDFSMLGLVPEERFAVELVTLKSAEELVAHGHGPGMEPGGGLAVEEVDVVVAGAGPAGLTAAMYAVRSGLSAVVLEKNVIGGQVALTPVVENYPGFANVAGKRLMEMIADQARGYADVREGEGIEEVKIGKHVEVYTNKAVYVARALILATGATWKKLGVPGEDRYFGFGVSYCSTCDGYLYRDKRAVVVGGGNTALTDALHLKNLGVDVTVIHRRSEFRAEKHLADSLAKEGVKTILGAVVTEIVGADNKVTGVRVKNVADETETLVETDAVFVAIGLLPNTAIAEELGLTLDADGFIRTDRAKRTSIPRIYAAGDVTGGARQIVTAVGDGSTAALSAFEDLAHPYWKKEKTA, from the coding sequence ATGGCCCTTTTCGGAAGCGACAAGAAGAAGAAAACCAATGAAAACAAGGAAGCCAAGGCAACCAAGGCGGCCAAGCCCAAGCGGCTGATCCCCGAGGACAACCTGGCCGAATTGACGAAATTTTTCGAGCCCATGCAGGAGCCTGTGGAGCTCGTTGTCTTTACCGACCCCAAGCACAACGCACCGTACAACGACTTCATGGTTTCGCTGTGCCGGGAACTGGCGGAAATCACGCCCAAGATCACGGCCCGGTTCGAGGGTCTGGAAAGCGACGCGGCCAAGCTGTACGGCGTGGATTTCTCGCCGACCCTGCTGCTGGCCCCGGACCGGTGCAAGATCCGTTATCTGGGCGCGCCGCTTGGCGAGGAGGCGCGCACGCTGATCGAAACCATCATGCGCCTTTCCGTGGGCAAAAGCGGCCTGGGCCAGATCAGCCGGCAACTGCTTGGCGATCTGGAAGAGAAGCGCCACATCCGGGTGTTCGTCAATCCGGCCTGCCCCTACTGCCCCGGCCAGGTGGCCCATGCCTTCCACTGCGCCATGGAGCGGCCGGACCTCGTGTCGGCGGAGTGCGTGGACAGTTCCCAGCACCCGGCCCTGGCCGAGCGGTTCCACGTGGGCTCGGTGCCGCACACGTTCGTCAACGACGACTTCTCCATGCTCGGCCTGGTGCCCGAGGAACGCTTCGCGGTGGAGCTGGTGACGCTTAAAAGCGCCGAAGAGCTCGTGGCCCACGGGCACGGCCCGGGCATGGAGCCGGGCGGCGGCCTGGCCGTGGAGGAGGTGGACGTGGTGGTGGCCGGGGCCGGCCCGGCCGGGCTGACGGCGGCCATGTACGCCGTGCGCAGCGGCCTGTCCGCCGTGGTGCTGGAGAAAAACGTCATCGGCGGCCAGGTGGCCCTGACCCCGGTGGTGGAGAACTATCCCGGCTTCGCCAACGTGGCCGGCAAGCGGCTCATGGAGATGATCGCCGACCAGGCCCGGGGCTACGCCGACGTGCGCGAGGGCGAGGGCATCGAGGAGGTCAAGATCGGCAAGCACGTGGAGGTGTACACCAACAAGGCCGTCTACGTGGCCCGGGCGCTGATTTTGGCCACGGGCGCGACCTGGAAGAAGCTCGGCGTGCCGGGCGAGGACCGCTACTTCGGCTTTGGCGTGAGCTACTGCTCGACCTGCGACGGCTACCTCTACCGCGACAAGCGGGCGGTGGTGGTGGGCGGCGGCAACACGGCGCTCACCGACGCCCTGCACCTCAAAAACCTCGGCGTGGACGTGACGGTCATCCATCGGCGAAGCGAGTTCCGGGCCGAAAAGCACCTGGCCGACAGCCTGGCCAAGGAAGGCGTCAAGACGATCCTCGGTGCCGTGGTGACGGAGATCGTCGGCGCGGACAACAAGGTCACGGGCGTTAGGGTCAAAAACGTCGCGGACGAGACAGAGACCCTGGTGGAAACCGACGCGGTCTTCGTGGCCATCGGGCTTTTGCCCAACACGGCCATTGCCGAGGAACTGGGGCTGACGCTGGACGCCGACGGCTTCATCCGGACCGACCGGGCCAAGCGCACCTCGATTCCGCGCATCTACGCCGCCGGCGACGTGACGGGCGGGGCGCGGCAGATCGTCACGGCCGTGGGCGACGGCTCCACGGCGGCGCTGTCGGCCTTCGAGGACCTGGCCCATCCCTACTGGAAGAAGGAGAAGACGGCCTAG
- a CDS encoding glycine zipper domain-containing protein, with product MKKLSLLVAAVMLVGALGCTNMTKTQQGALSGAAIGAGAGAAISAIAGGNAGIGAGIGGALGGIAGGLIGHEQEKRGY from the coding sequence ATGAAGAAACTGAGCCTGCTTGTCGCCGCCGTCATGCTCGTTGGGGCCCTGGGCTGCACCAACATGACCAAGACCCAGCAGGGCGCCCTGTCCGGCGCGGCCATCGGCGCCGGTGCGGGTGCGGCCATCAGCGCCATCGCCGGCGGCAATGCCGGTATCGGCGCGGGCATCGGCGGGGCGCTCGGCGGCATCGCCGGTGGCCTGATCGGCCACGAACAGGAAAAGCGCGGCTATTAG
- a CDS encoding methyl-accepting chemotaxis protein, whose protein sequence is MRVRGKLWLLLGVCVLGFACSLAADRIGARYEARCRDLEGLAGDAYLELLQARREEKNFLMRLDPSYVEPALRHADKVRRDIENLAGQDAAMAGEVRDALAELAVYRRGFEELVAIERVKGFDERQGLMGDFVAAARQLDDKFRPVTDKDFQIELLTVRRHEKNWQLRDEAGYVEKVEASVARLRGMVAHSPEIPEAEKKAFTEVIDAYRRSFAAYVEAASKGKRVCEAMVESGRALMPRFEKIGRYYAGRRAEVQAVVDGATVAVQAALGLAVLVVIVWIIRGLTASLAALGAYSRTVRAGDLDARPAGRFEAEFAVLRDDITAMVDNLKEKMRLVAQKQAEAAGQARAAEEAMGETRRKEEELAATLERMRAVAEQAGGISRRLSGAAQELSAQTDQAASGVALQRRRVDEIAAAIGQMNATILEIADNAGAAARIAGETRDEAAIGAEVVRGAAASMARVNGIAAALKNDMSSLGQEAQSIGQVVGVINDIADQTNLLALNAAIEAARAGEAGRGFAVVADEVRKLAEKTMVATKEVEARIRAIQDAAGGNIKSMDQAVAAVAEANGLADNSGRAIAAIVGHADATSGQVQAIAASAEEQSAASEQISRAITEINQVAGDNVAGVDATTRAAHDLAGMADELQALIDRLRGGREAGPQALAA, encoded by the coding sequence ATGCGTGTGCGGGGCAAGTTGTGGCTGTTGTTGGGTGTGTGCGTACTGGGGTTTGCCTGTTCCCTGGCGGCGGACCGGATCGGCGCGCGCTACGAGGCGCGTTGCCGCGATCTGGAGGGACTTGCCGGCGACGCCTATCTGGAGCTGCTCCAGGCCCGGCGCGAGGAAAAGAACTTCCTGATGCGCCTGGATCCGTCCTACGTGGAGCCGGCGTTGCGCCACGCCGACAAGGTGCGGCGCGATATCGAAAACCTCGCCGGCCAGGACGCGGCCATGGCCGGCGAGGTCCGCGACGCCCTGGCCGAACTGGCCGTGTACCGCCGGGGCTTCGAGGAGCTGGTGGCCATCGAGCGGGTCAAGGGCTTCGACGAGCGGCAAGGCCTCATGGGCGATTTCGTCGCCGCCGCCAGGCAGCTCGACGACAAGTTCAGGCCCGTGACGGACAAGGACTTCCAGATCGAACTGCTCACCGTGCGCCGCCACGAGAAGAACTGGCAGCTGCGCGACGAGGCCGGCTACGTGGAAAAAGTCGAGGCTTCGGTCGCGCGCCTGCGCGGCATGGTGGCCCACAGCCCCGAGATCCCCGAGGCCGAAAAAAAGGCCTTCACCGAGGTCATCGACGCCTACCGGCGCAGTTTCGCCGCCTATGTGGAGGCCGCGTCCAAGGGCAAGCGCGTCTGCGAGGCCATGGTCGAAAGCGGCCGCGCCCTGATGCCGCGCTTCGAGAAGATCGGCAGATACTACGCCGGCCGCCGGGCCGAGGTGCAAGCCGTGGTGGACGGGGCCACCGTCGCCGTCCAGGCCGCCCTGGGCTTGGCCGTGCTTGTGGTCATCGTGTGGATCATCCGGGGCCTGACCGCCTCCCTGGCCGCCCTGGGCGCCTATTCGCGCACGGTCCGGGCGGGCGACCTGGACGCCCGGCCGGCCGGCCGCTTCGAGGCCGAATTCGCCGTCCTTCGCGACGACATCACGGCCATGGTGGACAACCTCAAGGAGAAAATGCGCCTGGTGGCGCAAAAGCAGGCCGAGGCCGCCGGGCAGGCCCGGGCGGCCGAGGAGGCCATGGGCGAAACCCGGCGCAAGGAAGAGGAACTGGCCGCCACCCTGGAGCGCATGCGGGCCGTGGCCGAGCAGGCCGGCGGCATCTCCCGGCGGCTGTCCGGGGCCGCCCAGGAGCTTTCGGCCCAGACCGACCAGGCCGCCTCGGGCGTGGCCCTCCAGCGCCGCCGCGTGGACGAGATCGCGGCGGCCATCGGCCAGATGAACGCCACCATCCTGGAGATCGCCGACAATGCCGGCGCGGCCGCCCGGATCGCCGGGGAGACCCGCGACGAGGCCGCGATCGGAGCCGAGGTGGTCAGGGGGGCGGCCGCGTCCATGGCCAGGGTCAACGGCATCGCCGCGGCGCTCAAAAACGACATGTCCAGCCTCGGCCAGGAAGCCCAGTCCATCGGCCAGGTGGTGGGGGTGATCAACGACATCGCCGACCAGACCAACCTGCTGGCCTTAAACGCCGCCATCGAGGCGGCAAGGGCCGGCGAGGCCGGGCGCGGCTTCGCCGTGGTGGCCGACGAGGTCCGCAAACTCGCCGAAAAGACCATGGTGGCCACCAAGGAGGTGGAGGCGCGCATCCGGGCCATCCAGGACGCGGCCGGCGGCAATATCAAGAGCATGGACCAGGCCGTGGCCGCCGTGGCCGAGGCCAACGGCCTGGCCGACAACTCCGGCCGGGCCATCGCCGCCATCGTCGGCCACGCCGACGCCACCAGCGGCCAGGTCCAGGCCATCGCCGCCTCGGCCGAGGAGCAGTCCGCCGCCTCGGAACAGATCAGCCGGGCCATCACCGAGATCAACCAGGTGGCCGGGGACAACGTGGCCGGCGTGGACGCGACCACCCGGGCCGCCCACGACCTGGCCGGCATGGCCGACGAGCTGCAGGCGCTTATCGACCGGTTGCGCGGCGGCCGCGAGGCCGGCCCCCAGGCCCTGGCGGCCTGA
- a CDS encoding ATP-binding protein, producing the protein MNAAAKKALGPAALAHMGLRTRVYLLLGGLLLVNMAGPVIMVWYAAMARDLYTATADKDLAALTAAHELENALLNQKGYATYYYLSQDQAWLVKLDESRRTFLLWLERLRDQVEAPEAVALLDGIDAAYKDYAEAKDNVIRLYQQGRVEAAKGQHWAVREDFDGLRELCDRFKDFFRARMRETGQVYLERTDLVMGVAVLGVVINATLGFFLAYVLVGQILDPIRRLARGDRGKDALAGFSDEVKAIGQKFRDLEKDVDKAHLDLEQSRGHLMQSEKLAMAGRLAAGVAHTIRNPLTSVKMRLFSLERGLKLTPSQQEDFEVIAEEIGHIDTIVRNFLEFARPPKLTAQPVSLSAVVDTTLNLLKHRLESYNVTVSVERARVLPEIAADPDQLKEALVNLVLNACEAMVEGGSLRIREEVGLLEPHGRVLALRVTDSGPGVDPALLDTVFQPFFTTKGEGSGLGLAIVKRIIEEHGGWITIQSPPGGGATFTMVFPCQGERGWHRS; encoded by the coding sequence ATGAACGCCGCCGCCAAAAAAGCCCTCGGCCCGGCCGCCCTGGCCCACATGGGCCTTCGCACCCGGGTCTACCTGCTGCTGGGGGGGCTTTTGCTGGTCAACATGGCCGGGCCGGTCATCATGGTCTGGTACGCCGCCATGGCCCGCGACCTCTACACGGCCACGGCCGACAAGGATCTGGCCGCCCTGACCGCCGCCCACGAGCTGGAAAACGCCCTGCTCAACCAGAAGGGCTACGCCACCTATTACTACCTGAGCCAGGACCAGGCCTGGCTGGTCAAGCTCGACGAGAGCCGCCGGACCTTCCTCCTGTGGCTGGAACGGCTGCGCGACCAGGTGGAGGCGCCCGAGGCCGTTGCGCTCCTTGACGGCATCGACGCGGCCTACAAGGACTACGCCGAGGCCAAGGACAACGTCATCCGCCTCTACCAGCAGGGCCGGGTGGAGGCGGCCAAGGGCCAGCACTGGGCCGTGCGCGAGGATTTCGACGGCCTGCGCGAACTGTGCGACCGGTTCAAGGACTTCTTTCGGGCCCGCATGCGCGAGACCGGCCAGGTCTACCTGGAGCGCACCGACCTGGTCATGGGCGTGGCCGTGCTGGGCGTGGTGATAAACGCCACCCTGGGCTTTTTTCTGGCCTACGTCCTGGTCGGCCAGATCCTCGACCCCATCCGCCGCCTGGCCCGGGGGGATCGCGGCAAGGACGCCCTGGCCGGCTTTTCCGACGAGGTCAAGGCCATCGGCCAGAAGTTCCGCGACCTGGAAAAGGACGTGGACAAGGCCCACCTGGACCTGGAACAAAGCCGGGGCCACCTCATGCAGTCGGAAAAACTGGCCATGGCCGGACGCCTGGCCGCCGGCGTGGCCCACACCATCCGCAACCCCTTGACCTCGGTCAAGATGCGGCTTTTCTCCCTGGAGCGCGGCCTCAAGCTCACCCCCTCCCAGCAGGAGGACTTCGAGGTCATCGCCGAGGAGATCGGGCATATCGACACCATCGTGCGCAATTTCCTGGAGTTCGCCCGGCCGCCCAAGCTCACGGCCCAGCCCGTGAGCCTGTCGGCCGTGGTGGACACCACGCTCAATCTCCTCAAGCACCGCCTGGAGTCCTACAACGTCACGGTCTCGGTGGAGCGCGCCCGGGTGCTGCCCGAGATCGCCGCCGACCCGGACCAGCTCAAGGAGGCCCTCGTCAACCTGGTGCTCAACGCCTGCGAAGCCATGGTCGAGGGGGGGAGCCTGCGCATCCGCGAGGAGGTGGGCCTGCTCGAACCCCACGGCCGGGTGCTGGCCCTTCGGGTGACGGACAGCGGCCCGGGCGTGGACCCGGCCCTGCTCGACACCGTCTTCCAGCCCTTTTTCACCACCAAGGGCGAGGGCTCGGGGCTGGGGCTGGCCATCGTCAAGCGCATCATCGAGGAACACGGCGGCTGGATCACCATCCAGTCCCCGCCCGGCGGCGGCGCCACCTTTACCATGGTTTTCCCATGCCAGGGGGAGCGGGGATGGCACAGATCCTGA
- a CDS encoding sigma-54 dependent transcriptional regulator: protein MAQILIVDDDHQLRMSFERLLAAEGYDVRAASSGEAGIDAVREAMPDVVVMDVRMPGISGLEAYAAMREIEPRLPVIIMTAYGTTDMAIEATKMGAYDYILKPFDIPETLRLIDKAVAAARSMRARVAVGEEDAATAAADAIIGKSPAMQELYKAIGRAAPTDATVLVRGESGTGKELVARAVYQHSNRADKPFLVINCVAIPETLLESELFGYEKGAFTGASGRKVGKIEQANHGTVFLDEIGDMPLPIQAKILRLLQEQNVERLGGRQVIPVDVRIIAATNRDLEEAVRRGQFREDLYYRLKVVTLSMPPLRERPGDIALLVRYFLSRFAKDMGQVDPGVSPAALEFLTAQPWPGNVRELGNTVKKALIFNLGAPLGLDEVRKALGQPLRNEAGSQAEAGEALSRLIRRELASGRESLFEDLMDRFGQQVIREALDATGGNRTQAARLLGLSRPTLLAKIEKYGLRIESRVRPADS, encoded by the coding sequence ATGGCACAGATCCTGATCGTCGACGACGACCATCAGTTGCGGATGAGCTTCGAGCGGCTGCTGGCCGCCGAGGGCTACGACGTGCGCGCCGCTTCCTCGGGCGAGGCCGGCATCGACGCCGTGCGCGAGGCCATGCCCGACGTGGTGGTCATGGACGTGCGCATGCCGGGCATCTCGGGGCTCGAGGCCTACGCCGCCATGCGCGAGATCGAGCCGCGGCTCCCGGTCATCATCATGACCGCCTACGGCACCACGGACATGGCCATCGAGGCCACCAAGATGGGGGCCTACGACTATATCCTCAAGCCCTTCGACATCCCCGAGACCCTGCGCCTGATCGACAAGGCCGTGGCCGCCGCCCGCTCCATGCGCGCCCGGGTGGCCGTGGGCGAGGAGGACGCGGCCACGGCCGCCGCCGACGCCATCATCGGCAAGAGCCCGGCCATGCAGGAACTCTACAAGGCCATCGGCCGGGCCGCCCCCACCGACGCCACGGTGCTCGTGCGCGGCGAGTCCGGCACCGGCAAGGAGCTGGTGGCCCGGGCCGTCTACCAGCACAGCAACCGGGCGGACAAACCGTTTTTGGTCATCAACTGCGTGGCCATCCCGGAAACGCTCCTCGAATCGGAACTCTTCGGCTACGAAAAGGGCGCCTTCACCGGCGCCTCGGGCCGCAAGGTCGGCAAGATCGAGCAGGCCAACCACGGCACGGTCTTCCTCGACGAGATCGGCGACATGCCGCTGCCCATCCAGGCCAAGATCCTGCGCCTGCTCCAGGAGCAAAACGTCGAGCGCCTGGGCGGGCGGCAGGTCATCCCCGTGGACGTGCGCATCATCGCCGCCACCAACCGCGACCTGGAAGAGGCCGTGCGCCGGGGGCAGTTCCGCGAGGACCTCTATTACCGGCTCAAGGTCGTGACGCTTTCCATGCCGCCCCTGCGCGAACGCCCGGGCGACATCGCGCTTTTGGTGCGTTATTTCCTTTCCCGCTTCGCCAAGGACATGGGCCAGGTCGATCCGGGCGTGTCCCCGGCGGCCCTGGAGTTTCTCACGGCCCAGCCCTGGCCGGGCAACGTCCGCGAACTGGGCAACACCGTCAAGAAGGCCTTGATCTTCAATCTCGGCGCGCCGCTTGGCCTCGACGAGGTCCGCAAGGCCCTGGGCCAACCCCTGCGCAACGAGGCCGGCAGCCAGGCCGAGGCCGGCGAGGCCCTCTCGCGCCTGATCCGCCGGGAACTGGCCTCGGGCCGCGAAAGCCTGTTCGAGGACCTCATGGACCGCTTCGGCCAGCAGGTCATCCGCGAGGCCCTCGACGCCACCGGCGGCAACCGCACCCAGGCCGCCCGGCTGCTCGGCCTGTCGCGGCCCACGCTTTTGGCCAAGATCGAGAAGTACGGCCTGCGCATCGAGTCCCGGGTGCGGCCGGCCGATTCCTAG
- a CDS encoding response regulator, which produces MDRPRATLVIAERNANIRELLRREFGREGYAVLTAGSGAEVLSRLMLAERVDLLVLDAEMGGPDGSALAPRLAREFPRVQVVLHGFAGFEADQGGVARVEKDGDFERLKRTVGDMLRPQGGNG; this is translated from the coding sequence GTGGATCGTCCAAGGGCAACGCTGGTCATCGCCGAGAGAAACGCCAACATCCGGGAGTTGCTGCGTCGGGAGTTCGGCCGCGAGGGCTATGCCGTGCTGACGGCGGGCTCGGGCGCCGAGGTGCTGTCGCGCCTGATGCTGGCGGAGCGGGTGGACCTGCTGGTGCTCGACGCCGAGATGGGCGGTCCCGACGGTTCGGCCCTGGCGCCGCGGCTGGCGCGGGAATTCCCGCGCGTGCAGGTGGTGCTGCACGGCTTCGCCGGCTTCGAGGCCGACCAGGGCGGCGTGGCCCGGGTGGAGAAGGACGGCGACTTCGAGCGCCTCAAGCGCACGGTGGGCGACATGCTGCGGCCGCAGGGCGGCAACGGCTGA
- a CDS encoding sulfite exporter TauE/SafE family protein, with product MGFGRQVFEFLKAASVAHAQWDMEVSTSILKNRKKLLVLLVLALPILAVSFVEAGDFIGSKTAYGPAFYTTQIFLVSIAVGLAAGLITGCIGAGGGFIITPALMAAGVKGILAVGTDLFHIFAKAIMGTAVHKKLGNVSVKLAIAFLIGSGAGTFVGGAINKGLYNKDPLLSEFFISTIYAVLLGFLGFYALIDYIVASRKASGDDAHGGSHGGPAGTTGMALKLQNLNIAPMITFDEDFVPGGKRISGWIVAAGGVIVGILAALMGVGGGFVTFPMFVYVFGVSSMTTVGTDILQIIFTAGLGAIAQYAIYGYVFYTLAMGMLLGSLLGIQVGALTTKVVKGIHIRGFYAMSIIAGFINRVATLPKKFVELEYINMSKDMVNAIEYVGNIVFWIVVAIFGAWVIGKFIVNIGVLRQEG from the coding sequence ATGGGGTTCGGTAGGCAAGTCTTTGAGTTCCTGAAGGCGGCGTCGGTCGCCCATGCCCAGTGGGACATGGAAGTCTCCACGTCCATTCTCAAAAACCGCAAGAAACTGCTGGTCCTGTTGGTCCTGGCCCTGCCCATCCTGGCGGTGTCCTTTGTCGAGGCGGGCGACTTCATCGGCAGCAAGACCGCCTACGGCCCGGCCTTTTACACCACGCAAATTTTCCTGGTCTCCATCGCCGTGGGCCTGGCCGCCGGGCTGATCACCGGCTGCATCGGCGCCGGCGGCGGCTTCATCATCACCCCGGCGCTCATGGCCGCCGGCGTCAAGGGCATCCTGGCCGTGGGCACGGACCTCTTCCACATCTTCGCCAAGGCCATCATGGGCACGGCCGTGCACAAAAAGCTCGGCAACGTCTCGGTGAAACTGGCCATCGCCTTCCTGATCGGCTCCGGCGCCGGCACCTTCGTCGGCGGCGCCATCAACAAGGGCCTCTACAACAAGGACCCGCTGCTCTCCGAGTTCTTCATCAGCACCATCTACGCGGTCCTGCTCGGTTTCCTGGGCTTTTACGCGCTGATCGACTACATCGTGGCCAGCCGCAAGGCTTCCGGCGACGACGCCCACGGCGGCAGCCACGGCGGCCCGGCCGGCACCACCGGCATGGCGCTCAAGCTCCAGAACCTCAACATCGCCCCCATGATCACCTTCGACGAGGACTTCGTGCCCGGCGGCAAGCGCATCTCCGGCTGGATCGTGGCCGCCGGCGGCGTGATCGTCGGCATCCTGGCCGCGCTTATGGGCGTGGGCGGCGGCTTCGTCACCTTCCCCATGTTCGTCTACGTCTTCGGTGTGTCCTCCATGACCACCGTGGGCACGGACATCCTCCAGATCATCTTCACCGCCGGCCTCGGCGCCATCGCCCAGTACGCCATCTACGGCTACGTCTTCTACACCCTGGCCATGGGCATGCTGTTGGGCTCGCTGCTGGGCATCCAGGTCGGCGCGCTGACCACCAAGGTGGTCAAGGGCATCCACATCCGCGGTTTCTACGCCATGTCCATCATCGCCGGCTTCATCAACCGCGTGGCGACCTTGCCGAAAAAGTTCGTGGAACTGGAATACATCAACATGTCCAAGGACATGGTCAACGCCATCGAATACGTGGGCAACATCGTGTTCTGGATCGTGGTGGCCATCTTCGGCGCCTGGGTCATCGGCAAGTTCATCGTCAACATCGGCGTCCTGCGCCAGGAGGGGTAA
- a CDS encoding response regulator has product MRVLVVEDDFTSRKILQKILGPYGEVDIAVNGREAVEAFGQSLNDDNPYDLICMDIMMPEMDGQTALRAIRAIEKERGIAPASEAKVIMTTALDDPKNVVEAYYKGGATSYVPKPIDKHMLLHLLKNLGVIE; this is encoded by the coding sequence ATGCGCGTGCTCGTTGTCGAAGACGATTTCACCAGCCGCAAGATTCTCCAGAAGATTCTCGGCCCCTACGGCGAGGTCGACATCGCGGTCAACGGGCGCGAGGCGGTCGAGGCCTTTGGCCAGTCCCTCAATGACGACAACCCCTACGACCTGATCTGCATGGACATCATGATGCCGGAGATGGACGGCCAGACGGCGCTTCGGGCCATCCGGGCCATCGAGAAGGAACGCGGCATCGCGCCCGCCAGCGAAGCCAAGGTCATCATGACCACGGCCCTGGACGACCCGAAAAACGTGGTGGAGGCCTACTACAAGGGCGGCGCCACCTCCTACGTGCCCAAGCCCATCGACAAGCACATGCTGCTGCATCTGCTCAAAAACCTCGGCGTCATCGAATAG